The following coding sequences lie in one Pelobacter seleniigenes DSM 18267 genomic window:
- a CDS encoding helix-turn-helix transcriptional regulator has protein sequence MPGRKNKPGRAPKKYSQAARLHDLIRILEARYGATVEELVEECQVTRRTIYRDLQAVVEAGYPLVTERQADGRVLYQFISGFSKIPPITFSLEELMTLYFCRGQLEFLQGTPFQDDLEAIFAKIRSSLPPRSVAHLERIAEVSAPRFRGFKDYSDKHDLLINLRQALLRQQRCEIVYQPAKRDSTRYLIDPYTMLFFNNGLYIGGFAHNRNALRLFAVDRIESLAVLDERFEVPADYRAEQLTGSAFGLINEGDSFPLELYFSKEIAHLIGERIWHPEQQLEVHDDGGIGLRFSASGEKEILAWVYSFLPHVRVIAPESLRQKFLAGLRAGLELSG, from the coding sequence GTGCCGGGTCGCAAAAACAAACCGGGGCGCGCGCCCAAAAAATACAGCCAGGCGGCCCGCCTGCATGACCTGATCCGAATTCTCGAGGCGCGCTACGGGGCCACCGTCGAGGAACTGGTGGAAGAGTGCCAGGTCACCAGGCGGACTATCTACCGCGATTTGCAGGCGGTCGTCGAAGCGGGTTATCCTCTGGTGACCGAGCGGCAGGCGGATGGGCGGGTGCTCTATCAATTTATTTCCGGGTTCAGCAAAATTCCGCCGATTACCTTCTCTCTGGAAGAGCTGATGACCCTGTATTTCTGCCGTGGACAGCTCGAATTTTTGCAGGGAACTCCTTTTCAGGATGATCTCGAAGCGATTTTCGCTAAGATCCGCTCCAGCCTGCCGCCCCGCAGCGTCGCTCATCTGGAGCGGATTGCCGAAGTTTCGGCACCGCGTTTTCGCGGCTTTAAGGATTATTCCGACAAGCATGATCTGCTCATAAATCTGCGCCAGGCTTTATTGCGGCAGCAACGTTGCGAAATTGTCTATCAGCCGGCAAAGCGTGACAGCACCCGTTACCTGATCGACCCGTATACCATGTTGTTTTTCAATAACGGACTCTATATCGGCGGTTTTGCCCACAATCGAAATGCCCTGCGCCTGTTTGCCGTGGATCGCATCGAAAGCCTGGCCGTGCTGGACGAGCGCTTTGAGGTTCCGGCGGATTACCGGGCTGAGCAGTTGACCGGCTCGGCCTTCGGGCTGATCAATGAAGGGGATTCGTTTCCGCTGGAGCTCTATTTCTCCAAAGAGATCGCTCATCTTATCGGGGAACGGATCTGGCATCCGGAACAGCAGCTGGAAGTCCACGACGACGGTGGGATCGGCCTGCGTTTCAGTGCGAGCGGCGAAAAAGAAATCCTTGCCTGGGTCTATTCTTTTCTCCCCCATGTGCGTGTCATCGCTCCTGAATCATTACGCCAGAAATTTTTAGCGGGGTTGCGGGCGGGCCTGGAATTGAGCGGATAG
- a CDS encoding Maf family protein codes for MRTIVLASTSPYRKELLAQLQIPFTCAAPDYTEILDDSVAPALLVRHLALGKAQSLRERFPDALIIGSDQIFVDQRGRPVGKPGSFHNAFQQLKQMVGRTHCFYTGLALVDSRNDAIQTDYATFSVSMRALSDEQIKAYLRREEPFDCAGSFKIEGLGIALMEKMAGHDYNALIGLPLIKLVMMLENSGVDVLS; via the coding sequence ATGAGAACGATTGTCCTGGCTTCAACCAGCCCTTACCGAAAAGAACTGCTGGCCCAACTGCAAATCCCTTTTACCTGTGCCGCTCCGGATTATACCGAAATCCTCGACGATAGCGTGGCTCCGGCACTGCTGGTCAGACATCTGGCGCTGGGAAAAGCGCAAAGTCTGCGGGAGCGGTTTCCCGATGCGTTGATTATCGGTTCGGACCAGATTTTTGTCGATCAGCGTGGCCGCCCCGTCGGCAAGCCAGGCTCGTTTCATAATGCTTTTCAGCAGCTCAAGCAGATGGTCGGTCGGACCCATTGTTTCTATACGGGCCTGGCCCTTGTCGATAGCAGGAACGACGCCATTCAAACCGATTATGCGACCTTTTCCGTCAGCATGAGGGCTTTGAGTGACGAGCAGATCAAGGCTTATCTGCGCCGCGAGGAGCCCTTTGACTGTGCCGGATCGTTTAAAATAGAAGGTCTTGGGATTGCCCTCATGGAAAAAATGGCCGGGCATGATTACAATGCACTGATCGGCTTGCCACTCATCAAGCTAGTGATGATGCTGGAGAATTCCGGAGTCGATGTCTTATCCTGA